From Bos indicus isolate NIAB-ARS_2022 breed Sahiwal x Tharparkar chromosome 4, NIAB-ARS_B.indTharparkar_mat_pri_1.0, whole genome shotgun sequence, the proteins below share one genomic window:
- the STEAP2 gene encoding metalloreductase STEAP2 produces the protein MESISMMGSPKSLSETFLPNGINGIKDARKVTVGVIGSGDFAKSLTIRLIRCGYHVVIGSRNPKFASEFFPHVVDVTHHEDALIKTNIIFVAIHREHYTSLWDLRHLLVGKILIDVSNNMRVNQYPESNAEYLASLFPDSLIVKGFNVISAWALQLGPKDASRQVYICSNNIQARQQVIELARQLNFIPVDLGSLSSAREIENLPLRLFTLWRGPVVVAISLATFFFLYSFVRDVIHPYARNQQSDFYKIPIEIVNKTLPIVAITLLSLVYLAGLLAAAYQLYYGTKYRRFPPWLETWLQCRKQLGLLSFFFASVHVAYSLCLPMRRSERYLFLNMAYQQVHANIENSWNEEEVWRIEMYISFGIMSLGLLSLLAVTSIPSVSNALNWREFSFIQSTLGYVALLISTFHVLIYGWKRAFEEEYYRFYTPPNFVLALVLPSIVILGKIVLLLPCISQKLKRIKKGWEKSQFLEEGIGGAVPHLSPERVTVM, from the exons ATGGAATCGATCTCCATGatgggaagccccaagagtcTTAGTGAAACTTTTTTGCCTAATGGGATAAATGGTATCAAAGATGCAAGGAAGGTCACTGTGGGTGTAATCGGAAGTGGGGATTTTGCCAAATCCCTGACCATTCGACTTATTAGATGTGGCTATCATGTGGTAATAGGAAGCAGAAATCCTAAATTTGCTTCTGAATTTTTTCCTCATGTAGTAGATGTCACTCACCATGAAGATGctctaataaaaacaaatataatatttgttGCTATACATAGAGAACATTATACCTCCCTGTGGGACCTGAGACATCTGCTTGTGGGTAAAATCCTGATTGATGTGAGCAATAATATGAGGGTAAACCAATATCCAGAATCCAATGCAGAATATTTGGCTTCATTATTCCCGGACTCCTTGATTGTGAAAGGATTTAATGTTATCTCAGCTTGGGCACTTCAGTTAGGTCCTAAGGATGCCAGCCGGCAG GTTTATATATGCAGCAATAATATTCAAGCTCGACAACAGGTTATTGAACTTGCCCGTCAATTGAATTTCATTCCCGTTGACTTGGGATCATTATCATCAGCCAGGGAGATTGAAAATTTACCCCTGCGACTGTTTACTCTCTGGAGAGGGCCAGTGGTGGTAGCCATAAGCCTGgccacatttttctttctttattcttttgtcaGAGATGTGATTCATCCCTATGCTAGAAACCAGCAGAGTGACTTTTATAAGATTCCTATTGAGATTGTGAATAAGACCTTGCCGATAGTTGCCATTACTTTGCTGTCCCTGGTCTACCTGGCAGGTCTCCTGGCAGCTGCTTATCAGCTTTATTATGGCACCAAGTATAGGAGATTTCCACCATGGTTGGAGACCTGGTTACAGTGTAGAAAACAGCTCGGATTATTAAGCTTTTTCTTCGCTTCGGTCCATGTTGCCTACAGCCTCTGCTTACCAATGAGAAGATCGGAGAGATACTTGTTTCTCAACATGGCTTATCAGCAG GTTCACGCAAATATTGAAAACTCTTGGAACGAGGAAGAAGTCTGGAGAATTGAAATGTATATTTCCTTTGGCATAATGAGCCTTGGCTTACTTTCCCTCCTGGCAGTCACCTCTATCCCTTCAGTGAGCAACGCTTTAAACTGGAGGGAATTCAGTTTCATTCAG TCTACCCTTGGATATGTCGCTCTGCTCATAAGTACTTTCCACGTTTTGATTTATGGATGGAAACGAGCTTTTGAAGAAGAGTACTACAGGTTTTATACACCACCAAACTTTGTTCTTGCTCTTGTTTTGCCCTCAATTGTAATTCTGGGCAAGATTGTTTTACTCCTTCCATGTATAAGCCAAAAGCTAAAGAGAATTAAAAAGGGCTGGGAAAAGAGCCAATTTCTAGAAGAAGGTATTGGAGGAGCAGTTCCTCATCTCTCACCGGAGAGGGTTACAGTGATGTGA